A region of Candidatus Obscuribacter sp. DNA encodes the following proteins:
- a CDS encoding 3-deoxy-D-manno-octulosonic acid transferase, with translation MSSKSTSVYYVFFGLLLILVSPLLLFKKKARAGLSQKLGIIPDDIKAKSNSLKGCVWFHAVSVGEFNAVLPLLKKFKALHPQYQLVVSTTTGTGQALAQEKASDLATVIYFPYDLPFATLSWLKTLSPKLVAIAETEIWPGFTHECKERGIGLVVVNGRISPKSFKGYKRFKMLFGPVLRRFDVIGVQTVEEAKRYQAVGGDVKVEVLGNLKFDGLKPVSAERKQELAATINLDINSTKVIVAGSTHEGEESALLNSLKQITDANVRLILVPRHPERFEHVAKMIGEAGFVVKRFSKQEKFSDIAPADALANGKREVYLLDVIGKLFDFYSLATVAFVGGTIAPIGGHSIMEPYAYSVPVVVGPHIEKTRDVASALTELDALTMVADGAALPAALIELLADSALRVSRGQKGNQLLLDSQGAVDKAIKLLEGQLASLPAQKQSITRV, from the coding sequence TTGTCATCTAAGTCGACATCCGTTTATTACGTCTTTTTTGGACTGTTGCTCATCCTGGTCTCTCCTTTGCTTTTGTTTAAAAAAAAGGCACGGGCAGGTTTGAGCCAAAAGCTCGGCATTATCCCAGACGATATCAAAGCCAAAAGCAATAGCCTCAAGGGTTGTGTCTGGTTTCATGCTGTTTCGGTGGGCGAATTTAACGCTGTATTGCCGCTCCTCAAAAAATTCAAGGCGCTCCACCCGCAGTATCAGCTAGTGGTCTCTACCACGACTGGCACTGGTCAAGCTCTGGCCCAAGAAAAAGCCAGTGATCTCGCTACTGTTATATATTTTCCCTATGATTTGCCTTTTGCTACTTTGAGCTGGCTAAAAACACTCTCGCCAAAACTGGTTGCTATAGCTGAGACCGAAATTTGGCCTGGCTTTACCCATGAGTGCAAAGAGCGTGGTATCGGACTTGTGGTGGTCAATGGGCGTATCTCTCCTAAATCATTTAAGGGATACAAGAGATTTAAAATGCTCTTTGGTCCTGTACTCAGGCGCTTTGATGTTATTGGCGTGCAGACAGTCGAAGAAGCCAAACGCTACCAGGCTGTTGGCGGCGATGTTAAGGTAGAAGTGCTGGGTAATCTCAAGTTTGATGGACTAAAGCCAGTCTCAGCTGAGCGCAAGCAAGAACTAGCCGCGACTATTAATCTCGATATAAACAGCACAAAAGTAATAGTGGCAGGCTCCACCCACGAAGGTGAAGAATCAGCACTCTTAAATAGTCTCAAACAAATTACCGATGCCAATGTGCGTCTTATACTGGTGCCCCGTCACCCTGAGCGTTTTGAGCATGTCGCCAAAATGATTGGTGAGGCTGGCTTTGTTGTTAAACGCTTTAGCAAGCAAGAAAAATTTAGCGATATTGCCCCAGCTGATGCCCTGGCAAATGGCAAACGTGAAGTCTATTTGCTCGATGTAATAGGTAAGCTTTTTGACTTTTACAGTCTTGCTACAGTCGCTTTTGTGGGTGGCACAATCGCCCCAATCGGTGGTCACTCCATCATGGAGCCCTATGCTTATAGTGTGCCTGTGGTAGTCGGTCCCCACATCGAAAAAACGAGAGATGTGGCCTCTGCTCTGACCGAGCTCGATGCACTGACTATGGTGGCTGACGGAGCGGCACTGCCGGCAGCACTTATTGAGTTACTCGCCGATAGTGCGTTGCGTGTGAGCCGCGGCCAAAAGGGTAATCAACTATTGCTGGATAGTCAGGGTGCGGTGGATAAAGCTATTAAGCTACTAGAGGGTCAGCTGGCTAGCCTGCCAGCCCAAAAGCAATCGATTACCAGGGTCTAG
- the lpxK gene encoding tetraacyldisaccharide 4'-kinase: MKLLTPLSLVYGAGAYLRILGYQTGLNKRLKADARVISIGNLTVGGTGKTPVVIDTARRLVSQGKKVAVLSRGYGRKSKDDILVVSKGAGPVVSSEDSGDEPYQIAQSVPGLIVIVGARRVDTQAVAIKQFGAEVLILDDGFQHLPLLRDTDVVLWDYNDDIVSQSLVPAGRLREPMAALTRATHIVISKLPQDLPDSDYQSLCARLRAYAPDAVLDGCSFVPLDLVPLKELPLSASASVFPIADFARAKVLALSGIARPEVFIAQLKQNNLDVVDAISFGDHHWFSDSDLKSIEDKFKSAQVDFIITTQKDMTRLSSALLAGKIKDALASKIFAVRLHAVWRSGSPSYLGAQ, from the coding sequence ATGAAGCTTTTGACTCCCTTATCCCTGGTCTATGGAGCTGGTGCCTATCTGCGCATACTGGGCTATCAGACCGGCTTAAATAAGAGACTTAAGGCTGACGCTCGTGTAATTAGTATCGGCAATCTCACGGTTGGTGGTACTGGCAAAACGCCTGTTGTGATAGATACAGCGCGCAGGTTGGTCAGTCAGGGCAAAAAGGTGGCTGTCTTATCGCGCGGCTATGGTCGCAAAAGCAAGGATGATATCCTCGTTGTCTCAAAAGGCGCAGGTCCAGTAGTATCTAGCGAGGACTCCGGCGATGAGCCCTATCAAATTGCTCAATCAGTGCCTGGACTTATAGTTATAGTCGGTGCCCGGAGAGTCGATACTCAGGCTGTGGCTATCAAACAATTTGGTGCTGAGGTGCTCATCCTGGATGATGGCTTCCAGCATCTACCACTTTTGCGTGATACCGATGTGGTGCTCTGGGATTATAACGACGATATAGTTAGCCAGTCACTGGTACCAGCAGGTCGTTTGCGAGAGCCGATGGCAGCTCTTACTCGCGCTACCCATATAGTCATAAGCAAGTTGCCGCAAGATTTGCCCGATAGTGACTATCAGTCTCTATGTGCCAGACTGAGAGCCTATGCTCCCGATGCTGTGCTCGATGGTTGTTCTTTTGTGCCACTGGATCTGGTGCCTCTCAAAGAGCTGCCACTGTCTGCTTCGGCTAGTGTTTTTCCGATTGCTGATTTTGCCAGGGCTAAGGTCCTTGCTTTGAGTGGCATTGCCAGACCGGAAGTCTTTATTGCTCAACTTAAACAAAATAATCTGGATGTAGTGGATGCTATTAGTTTTGGTGATCATCACTGGTTTAGCGATAGTGATCTTAAGAGTATCGAGGATAAATTTAAAAGCGCCCAGGTCGACTTTATCATCACTACTCAAAAGGATATGACCCGCCTGAGTAGCGCATTGCTTGCTGGCAAAATCAAAGATGCGCTGGCAAGTAAAATTTTTGCTGTCAGATTGCATGCAGTATGGCGCTCTGGTAGCCCTTCTTATCTTGGGGCACAGTGA